The Osmerus eperlanus chromosome 25, fOsmEpe2.1, whole genome shotgun sequence DNA window cgtCTAACAAATTCGTCATCATCACTGTATAATTTTGTGGCACGGACGGTAACGGTAGGCTAGGCCTATATCACGATATATGAGTTAAAAATAAAGTCAATTGGCCGCGTTTGGATGGAGTAGGCTGGCAGGTTTGTCGCATGAGTTGCGTTTTTTTATGTGTTGTCAATTCCTATATTAAAAGTCTAAACTTTTAGTTActaagcatttgtttgtaggagtAAATCGAGTTTCAGACAAACTTATACGATCAGTGAGCTACTGAGCCTAGTAGTGGTATATAGCCTCGTATTTTGAAGATTTATGTGAAACTTAAGTAGGCCTATGGTCTAAACAATTCAAGTGTACGATTCAATACGAAAATTAATGAAAataatgacgatgcatgcatgcCTATCATTGTAGCCTTTTTACCGTGCTGGTGCCATCTGGTGTTTCAAATGTGCAACTGCATCTCGAGTGTTTGTATCCTTGACTTTTTTGTATCCAAGGTTACGTTTTAACATATTTTGAGACAATGTATTTAAAGATCAAAGCTATGTTGCAGTTCTAACAACTATGAAGGTAAGTGCTAGCATAATATGCGTTGCTTTTGACGTTGTATCCAGGATTTGCGACTTTGTGCTTGGTTTTAAACTCATTTCggtgctagctaactagctagctttaCCTCGATTGTGTTGTTAGCTagattcagtgtttgtctttattAATGGGGATATGTTAGTATGTGAAAAGTGTTTGTAATATTTGTTGTATGTTATTTAGATGCAGACAGTGTTGTGAGTCTCAAGGTACGTACTCCAGTTTTGTGAACTTTTGACCGCCCTCGTGGGCAGCATGAAGATAGTGTGCTGTGTTCTGTATTGCTGCAGTGGAGCCAATATAAGTTGAGTGCTCATAAACATTCCGTGATTTATTTTCTATGTTGTGACTATCcgtttttaaccctcgtgctgccttcgggtcacatgacccaaaggttcataacgaaccatcattgtgtttacccaattttacccaatacaaaaacaaataaaaatacttttcttttaaccttcgcaatgtggggggtctgagacagcccgacggttaaaagaaaatgcttcactttgtttctgtatgcggtaaagttgtcgcaatacgacggtgggtcacaatgactgatgggtcagaacgacccgaggagaacacaagggttaaatagaaAATGAGACACATGCAATAGAGTATATTAATGGTATTGGATTCAAAACTTTGCAATTCCAATCAAAAGTAATTGTATTGTTAATTTAGgtctacatttattcatttagcagacgcttttatccaaggcGACTtccagagagagctttacaaaagtgcataggtcactgatcataacaccaagatagccccaaacattgcgggtagccaaacatgaagcatacattgtgaaaaaccaaaataagtgccaaagggaagaaccatatgagcatgtagttaaacaagttacaattaaacaacatgaacctcaacaaAGTGCAATTACATGCAATTCTTATTGTGTAGtaattaaaggcagggtaggccatgtttttgagaagcactttttgccaTATTTGCCGAAAGTAACTTCGTTTTGATAGAAACCAATATATCTAAAGGTTTGATGGTAATTTGAAATAATTCCGACATCTGTGGACAGAgcaatactgtaataaacacgaagGGGTACCCGGACTagtgattggacgggctacctgtctgtctacctaccagcactctgcccctccactcaatgctctttactgtagttttgtgggagtggctttgaagggaggaggtgggatattttggtttgaatcgtgTCAAACAGAAACTAAAATTGCTGGCTTCGCAAAATTTGCCTACCCGTCCTTTAATCATATAGGAtattattttgaagaaaaccaAATTACTATGAGGAGTTGTGTGCTAGAGTAGAGATTACGTTTTTGTCACAGTGTTGTTTCTCCAGTAAAAATAAACATGAGAAACATACAGTTCTCaccaaatgatcaacattacataTGCAGAGTGAACGTTATGACAGACACAAGATTTCCTTCATATGTGAAAGCTGAGTTCTCATTAACTTGGAACTGTTTCATCCAGATCCCCTACTGGCCAATCATACTTGATCATGGGCGGAGACTAGACAGAGAAGACATCTTAAGcctccagagagactacagagactcaaccagagagactacagagagagagactcgacCAGAAACAGCAATAACTAGACAGAGGATCaaccagagagaaacaaacTTCCAGAGACTAGATCAGGATCCAGAGAGAGAAACTAAAATTgaacagacagagaacaaagagagagctgagttatGAAGACACATCCCTGTGATacatgtgggaagagcctttcctcatccagtaaCCTCAAGATGCACATGAGGATCcatactggagagaagccctacagctgtgacctctgtggtaaaacctttagacaggctGGGGATTTAACAGCTCAccacagaatccacactggagagaagccctacagctgtgacctctgtggtaaaacgtTTAGCAGTAATAGAAGTTTCACaggtcaccgcaggatccacagtggagagaagccctacagctgtgacatctgtggtaaaacatttagccaggctggccacGTCAGAgatcatagcaggatccacactggagagaagccctacagctgtgacctctgtgatgaaACCTTTAGCCGGGCTAGCAGTTTCAAAgatcaccgcagaatccacactggagagaagccctacagctgtgaccattgtggtaaaacctttagcagtaATAAAagtttcacagttcaccgcagaatccacactggagagaagccctacatctgtgacctctgtggtaaaactttTCGCCAGGATGTCCATTTTAGACATCACAGGAGGATCCATACTGGAGAGAAGctgtacagctgtgacctctgtggtaaaacctttagcagtgGTAGCAGTTTAAcaattcaccgcagaatccacactggagagaagccctacagctgtgaccattgtggtaaaacctttagcagtaATAAAagtttcacagttcaccgcaggatccacaatggagagaagccctacagctgtgacctctgtggtcaaaCCTTTAGCAGTGGTAGCAGTTTGAcaattcaccgcagaatccacactggagagaagccctacagctgtgacctctgtgataaaaccttaaGCAGTGGTAGTAGTTTGAcaattcaccgcagaatccacactggagagaagccctacagctgtgacctctgtgataaaacctttagcagagCTAACCatttcacagttcaccgcagaatccacactggagtgaagccctacagctgtgacctctgtggtaaaacattTAGCTGTGATAGCAGTTTGACAGTTCacagcagaatccacactggagagaagccctacagctgtgacctctgtggtaaaacctttagacagactggggatttgacagttcaccgcaggatccacactggagagaagccctacagctgtgacctctgtggtaaaacctttagccaggctggccatttcagatctcatagcaggatccacactggagagaagccctacagctgtgacctctgtggtaaaacctttagcagtgATAGCAGTTTGACAGTTCacagcagaatccacactggagagaagccctacagctgtgacctctgtgataaaacctacAGCAGCGGTAGCAGTTTGAcaattcaccgcagaatccacactggtgagaagccctacagctgtgacctctgtggtaaaacattTAGCAATGCTAGCAATTTCAAAGTTCAccacaggatccacactggagagaagccctacagctgtgacctctgtggtaaaacattTAGCAATGCTAGCAATttcacagttcacagcaggatccacagtggagagaagccctacagctgtgacctctgtgactatTCAGGTAAAACAAATGACCATCTGAAGAGTCACCTGCGTGTCCACCATAGGAAAAAACCCAAAGCAGTGATGTGTGGGGCCAATCtgtcccagcagtcaccacctgagagaacttctgtatgacccacagctggaagaactaccggcctacaactacaacatcTAAAATCCTCTGCTGTTAAGActgtttcttccattttgttCTAACTTTTATTGATGTAAGACTATTTAGCCTGTGTTACGAACCTTGTCTAGGGGGAAAGGCTGTAACACTGGACAAACACAAGACAGAACACGCATGCAAACAAGACGAGGGACGTAACAGCCTGTGttttgcacctctctttcaccaactgtcTTCGGAGGAGAGCACTGAACTGCTCCTCCCAAGGGTTCTTCTATGTTTTCGTCAAATTTTCCTTGTCTTTAGGTTGTtagaggggcagttctatgggcgtatgtgaagacctctgtgacattgcttgtaaaaagacctatacaaataaatgtgattTGAATAACATCAGTCCTCCATTGCACACTGATCTTCATCCATTGTTGAAGAATACGGACACACTTCTCTGTATTTACTTTTGCAAGTAAAGGGTCAAGAGACTGGATGGTTCTGAAACAAAAGGGTTTATTGTCCTATTTACCAGATGATAGCCTGATAACAGGGCAGTTTACACCCTTCTCTCCTACCTTACTGGAGGATGAAGACTGCACAGAGATttacatttaacccttgtgctgccttcgggtcacatgacccaaaggttcataacgaaccatcgttgtgcttacccaattttacccaatacaaaaacaaataaaaataattttcttttaacctttgcaatgtggggggtctgagacagcccaacggttaaaagaaaaggcttcactttgtttttgtatgcggtaaagttgtcgcaatacgacggtgggtcacaatgactgatgggtcagaatgacccgaagagaacacaagggttaacacagaggaacagagatgTGTTAAACAGGGCTGGGCGGTAGggaggggcgttgttagaccctTTTCACTGGGGCACATGCCCCAGTATGAATCTGctatgccccagtaaaatctaaagtttgagttttaacaatttactttattagtcagtgcattcatttagattgataatctcaGAAAAATTGAACGcaatatcccaatcaacgcttgtaaaataaaaataaacagtaTTTGCGTTCAAATGAATGCAGAGAAATGTGCGCGcttgcattaactattgatgtcccttccaaagctgatatcaagcttgcgtccctgaactgttgtatagtgggttaagcaaggggagtttctatagcctatagtgcattgtgcgcagcaagcttgacagaaaaaaaggaatacgaataggggcctgtgccccagtagagttttatgtctaacggCGGTAGGCATGTCCTAAAATTTTCATCACAATATAATTGTGTAGCATGGATGATAACGGTAGGCTCggaccccccccaaaagaggtaaacatttattatatatcgttcttacctgtaatcgtaaatatcacaatatagttaccatattcattcaataacaggttggggatacacagaaatgttgactttatggcagggaatatcactcactattacactgactgccataGTCAATATTCACTCATTAAACAACGCGTGAGTGACCAGTGCCCAATAAAACTCAAGAAACACCGCGCgcgagtgaccaggcagtgtagggggagggggggcacactgGGTAGGCTATATCACAATGTGAGGTTTTCTTGACATTTTTAGTCCATTTGTTTCAATAGAATCCGGCCGGGTTTGGATGCTACAGCAGGTTTGTCGCATGACTTGAATTGTTCTGCAGTGCTTTTCCACGGAAGAAGAGCTTTCAACAGTACTTTTATGGGATCAGAAGAACACTTTGTTCAATATTTGTAGTAAGCAAGGGGTAACAAATctctacaataaacatttcacaattctaacTAACCTTTAAATCTCGGTAAACGTCATTGTGTCATTTAAAAACCGAACGATAGAGGCCGAAAACCATGTCTTATCTACTCCATCACCAATTATCAACCTacgtcacacgactgtcaagcaGGCTCAAGTGCGCATGTCGGTGGCAAAAGACGAACTTCTCCCGGGTATAATACATTGGTttcgatcaggtcatcatatatctctggccactggattgcagggcttgacattacctttttgaggcacttggacaagtacatttacgtttcacttgtCTAGGCACAAAAGTAACTTgaccccgatacctttaaatagcctgaccaagtgatcgggcaaaactagcctggctaacggaggtcgctttctcaggcaaatgatgaattaaactagcctgacgttgtcatactcataattctagtcagaatatgagtctgaaaactctccgttgggctgtgactacggggcgtgtttcaaccgaacttgtaaaacaaatgcctcttcgctcaattggatagacctacaaccaatcagagcaacgtaatatgttgtttgttgaaaacgaattcaacccaagggCTCTTTCGTGACgttgttgattacgttactgttgatcatctgtccatcatcgtataaagcccgccctggcaatttcattggtccgcccagatCCTGGTTTTATGTAGTTGTTCCCAAtacgagaccctccagacccaacttcccgaccaaattgttttgtgggcggggagaagttgggctggcagccaggctagaattaaacaggcttggttaaagaaatccgagattctggctatcttcagcaggctcgtatctacattagacagtcctccctgacgtttccggtgtagaatggagtgaaatacaacattgtgcactaaagaatatattgtgcttattaaagttatgaacttagaagtgtgctcaggcttaaacattgggtgtcacactgagtgtgggaagcaggctgttctttgtgtctctatctcttcattttcagaaacaaccttgaaactgggtggagatggcacccgagcaggtgggacgcgcaagaactccctgacgcacgagagaacaagctcaacccttttttgatacttgtgttttcaattgcattgtatataatatgctggggcagggaaagatagccagttggacttcgtgaaccagcccaaactctgttgcgggtagggaaacttagacaaccccagagctctgtactggttgatttccaactgctgcattaaagctgatattatcggacctctgcgactccagaccactctttctagaacacagatttgtgtcattgaataccatcattacatatcgGAATAGACACAGATTTTCAATCCTtcagcacactgccagtgagcgacccgagtctgactgaggctaacgtcaaaacagtgtaacggggacgccgtctcactcagattgccagttctaaacaaatcacaaaaataattggaccagctggctaaagcagaattcccatctcttgaaagctgccctgctcgacTTTTTAGATGTAGAATATGCAGTGCCTGATGGAATGGGGCTGTGACAAATACAATTTCTGGATGGCTCTATACCGCGGATTTCACGGTATGGTCAATATGTATATCGTAGGCCTTATTCATACCTGCATATTTCCATGATTATTTGGGCACTGTCAGAACACAGTAGGATATGTGAATACAAATGTCGTATTTCTAGAATCAGGACAAGGACAATTCATCTTGGGaattacatgtatttatttacccATAAAACAGTCCACATATAATGTATTTAATAATACTGTTTGATTAGGAATTTGTTTGTTAGTGAAAGAGTTATCCTATAAGGATTGAAGAGTTCTGACGGAACTTCAGTGGTTCATAGATGAGTGTCTTGGGGGGCATCAGTCTGTtcagggccggcccaagcctttatggggccttaagcaTAATTTATTTGGGGGCCCCTCGGCGTCGCCAATTGTTATAATTTTTTCTTAattactgtatttcttcaattaaacTTCAATTTATTACACACTGTTAATTTTTGgtggcgtttatttgagggcgacgtttaatcgaagaaatacggtattctaGGCTAGCTGCGCGAACATGCTAACGTGTTAGTTCGCTAACTGTTCTTAGACAGTTTGAACAGTACAGTCTTCTAAATCACCGATTAAGCAACGAGCAAATGTCAATGTTAGACTAGATAGCTCTATCTcgtctgctttttattaaggcTGATTTGCAAGGCTGATTTGCAACAGCTAGGTAGCGAAAAcacttacagtgcgttcacactgcagcgttttttaaagctcagcaccgcttgccttcccacagtacaccacgctcgggggcgtgttagacaagttaatacagagttgtagttctctaaggtcactgttgtagtcatggccaagcgtgcagatttgggttaatgtactcacaatatcgatcaaaataccacttttacacaacatttatgtaagtgcaagattttactagtgcaagattacagtagaatacatgttacgccaccggtcactcaaccagtcgtttgtaggctgggctagcgagctagcagtggcacagaacagtcacgtaatgtgacgactacatttaaaagtaggctataaaaacacactaggaacaatgacgacatcggcaaccatgcaccatgcattattagtttaatgtaatctttaaattcaggctcgtcacattagtaactttgttctgaacagaactgggtgtgcagacacatacgaaaagtttctcctccatcttgaaattgtcaaacctagaaatgtttaccatgacgaacagttgctacgttacaagaaacaagaaaccaatccgattggccaacgctagcgttttcacgctcctcatttacataaagttgagaaaatccaacttgcaacgctccgctccgctccgctcgccttcccacaatgccctacgcgagcgtcaacgcctggtttcattgaaaatgaattggaagccgacgccgcgcgccgcccgctccgctgcagtgtgaacgcactgttaggctgtgtctactaccgcgcactttactaaagtgcactgcaatacagtgcactgcaatacagtagCCCAaaacgctagctac harbors:
- the LOC134011956 gene encoding zinc finger protein 845-like, whose translation is MKTHPCDTCGKSLSSSSNLKMHMRIHTGEKPYSCDLCGKTFRQAGDLTAHHRIHTGEKPYSCDLCGKTFSSNRSFTGHRRIHSGEKPYSCDICGKTFSQAGHVRDHSRIHTGEKPYSCDLCDETFSRASSFKDHRRIHTGEKPYSCDHCGKTFSSNKSFTVHRRIHTGEKPYICDLCGKTFRQDVHFRHHRRIHTGEKLYSCDLCGKTFSSGSSLTIHRRIHTGEKPYSCDHCGKTFSSNKSFTVHRRIHNGEKPYSCDLCGQTFSSGSSLTIHRRIHTGEKPYSCDLCDKTLSSGSSLTIHRRIHTGEKPYSCDLCDKTFSRANHFTVHRRIHTGVKPYSCDLCGKTFSCDSSLTVHSRIHTGEKPYSCDLCGKTFRQTGDLTVHRRIHTGEKPYSCDLCGKTFSQAGHFRSHSRIHTGEKPYSCDLCGKTFSSDSSLTVHSRIHTGEKPYSCDLCDKTYSSGSSLTIHRRIHTGEKPYSCDLCGKTFSNASNFKVHHRIHTGEKPYSCDLCGKTFSNASNFTVHSRIHSGEKPYSCDLCDYSGKTNDHLKSHLRVHHRKKPKAVMCGANLSQQSPPERTSV